One segment of Acidianus sp. HS-5 DNA contains the following:
- a CDS encoding PaREP1 family protein gives MLKKGDLIQASEKLYKAAEEAIKLLATEKNVSVLSKVKKEDRWKSEYLFDASLQLFVFYPEIKDIWKSAWILHVEGFHETRLDENKIKFYAENVKKLRKILEPFL, from the coding sequence CTGTTAAAGAAAGGAGACTTAATACAAGCATCAGAGAAACTCTATAAAGCAGCAGAAGAAGCAATAAAACTCTTAGCAACTGAGAAGAATGTTAGTGTTTTATCTAAGGTTAAAAAGGAAGATAGGTGGAAATCTGAGTACCTATTTGATGCTTCCTTACAGCTCTTTGTATTTTATCCTGAAATTAAGGATATATGGAAGAGTGCGTGGATTCTTCACGTGGAGGGTTTTCACGAAACTAGGTTAGATGAAAACAAAATTAAATTTTATGCCGAGAACGTTAAAAAGTTACGTAAAATCTTAGAACCATTTCTTTAG